The window GCCCTGGGTCGACGCACCAAACTTGGCCTCACGCATCTTGAGCATGACACAAAAAAGAATTGCCCATGACTGGATGCACTGCTATCAATATGCGCCCGTACTCATCGAAACCTTCGTGGAAACCCCAAGATTCCCGGGAACCTGCTACAAAGCTGCAAACTGGACTTGGCTGGGAACTACAAAAGGTGTCGGCAGGCTTGGAAACTCCCACAAACCAACTCTCCCCCAGAAAAACATTTGGGTTTATCCGCTCAAAAAAAGATTCCGGCAGATCCTTTGCTCAAATGTTCAGTAGCCTCAAAGCATTGCCTACAGAAACTGCCCGGAGTTATTGAGCAGTTACACACAAGAGAAAAAAGAAGATACGGAAGAAAATGAAGGAAGGAAATACACTAGTACCACTAACGCCACCCCAGGGTTTCACCTAGACCGGCCCACATGGGTCCGGTCTAGGGTAGCGGTGTCAGTCTGCACAAGAATTCAGGGTGAAGCTGCCGAATATGATGCAATTCACTTGAATTCCAGAGCAGTTCTGACCTGGTACCGCGGACACACTCAAGAACCACCGAATCAAGTTTGCATAATATTTCAGGATACTGACGTTTATTCACCAAAACTTCAGATCAAAAAGGATGCACCTCAACCAGTTTTCTAAAGGCGGAAAGTGCATCCTTCCAAAAATTCGAGTCTTGTTTAGTTTTATATCTTTCGCTGCAGTGTTATTATATTAACAGCGCATCTTGCTGGAAATGCGGACATTTCTGCGCCT of the Desulfonatronum thioautotrophicum genome contains:
- a CDS encoding Druantia anti-phage system protein DruA translates to PWVDAPNLASRILSMTQKRIAHDWMHCYQYAPVLIETFVETPRFPGTCYKAANWTWLGTTKGVGRLGNSHKPTLPQKNIWVYPLKKRFRQILCSNVQ